Proteins encoded by one window of Serratia nevei:
- the queF gene encoding NADPH-dependent 7-cyano-7-deazaguanine reductase QueF (Catalyzes the NADPH-dependent reduction of 7-cyano-7-deazaguanine (preQ0) to 7-aminomethyl-7-deazaguanine (preQ1) in queuosine biosynthesis), whose amino-acid sequence MHIQKQDKITHLGANSDYPDQYAPALLEALPRARGRDLIGVDERQLPFSGFDLWTAFELSWLNAKGKPVVGIGEFTFPHSSSNLIESKSFKLYLNSFNQTRFDSVEQVSATMQKDLSQAANGQVTVKLYPGLEGYPAQIDRLPGINIDDLDIAVDDFAFKPEYLSGAAERGEPVSETLSSNLLKSNCLVTNQPDWGSVVIRYEGRKIDRESLLRYLISFRQHNEFHEQCVERIFNDIKQSCRPEKLSVFARYTRRGGLDINPFRSDFETAPALGRLIRQ is encoded by the coding sequence ATGCATATCCAAAAGCAAGATAAGATCACCCATCTTGGCGCGAACTCCGATTATCCGGATCAATATGCTCCCGCATTGCTCGAAGCCTTGCCGCGTGCGCGCGGCCGCGATCTGATCGGCGTGGACGAGCGGCAGCTGCCGTTCAGCGGCTTTGATCTGTGGACCGCCTTCGAGCTGTCCTGGCTCAATGCCAAGGGCAAGCCGGTGGTGGGCATCGGCGAATTTACCTTCCCGCATTCCTCGTCGAACCTGATCGAGTCCAAATCGTTCAAGCTGTATCTCAACAGCTTCAACCAAACGCGCTTTGACAGCGTGGAACAGGTGAGCGCCACCATGCAGAAAGATCTGTCGCAGGCGGCCAACGGCCAGGTCACCGTCAAGCTCTATCCGGGGCTGGAAGGTTACCCGGCGCAGATCGACCGCCTGCCGGGCATCAACATCGACGATCTGGATATCGCGGTCGACGACTTCGCCTTCAAACCGGAATATCTGAGCGGCGCGGCCGAGAGAGGGGAACCGGTGTCGGAGACGCTGTCTTCCAACCTGCTGAAATCCAACTGCCTGGTCACCAACCAGCCGGACTGGGGCAGCGTCGTGATCCGCTATGAAGGCCGCAAAATCGACCGCGAAAGCCTGCTGCGCTACCTGATCTCCTTCCGCCAGCACAACGAATTCCACGAGCAGTGCGTCGAGCGTATTTTCAACGACATCAAGCAGAGCTGCCGTCCGGAAAAACTTAGCGTATTCGCGCGCTACACCCGCCGCGGCGGCCTGGATATCAACCCCTTCCGCAGCGATTTCGAAACGGCGCCGGCGCTCGGCCGCCTGATCAGACAGTAA
- a CDS encoding phosphocholine-specific phospholipase C, whose product MPDLSRRDILRAAAIGSAFSLLPASIRKALAIPANNRTGTLRDVEHVVILMQENRSFDHYFGTLPGVRGFSDRFTIPLPGDRHVWQQQGAERLVLPYHLDSKRGNAQRVTGTPHSWVDEQAAWDHGRMSAWPTYKTPASMGYYRQHELPFQFALANAFTLCDAYHCAIHAGTNTNRLFHWTGTNGPSAADVAVVVNEWDSPGPAEIGYQWTTYPERLEASGVSWKVYQFLPDNFTDNPLAGFRQYRAASIQVGNPARPPKDFNAFVPYRDALNEAAPLYKGNGNTLPAADGNDLDAMLAGFRSDIQQGKLPQVSWIIAPAAYSEHPDPSSPVQGGWFTQEILNALTDNPEVWSKTVLLVNYDENDGFFDHMPSPSAPSLREDGSFAGKSTVPFDTEIFQHVAPPGSQDQPPPDGRIYGPGPRVPMLVLSPWSRGGWVNSQVFDHTSVLQFLEKRFQVHEPNISAWRRAVCGDLTSAFNFVDPNGEALPSLPATSRHAADGLRQRQEQLPQVPLPSPAHQRLPHQRRLARPSRALPYQLHVKATVAAEQRRVTLNLFNTGEQGAVFHVYDRRDLAQIPRRFTVEAGKAVSDDWQTEDEYHLWLLGPNGFHRELRGALNRPQPEVRLRPTGRSLQLQLNNPGTEAIAVTLERCPYTQQGPWHITLPAGGSHQQSFDAHASGGWYDLTLQSPGGWLRRLAGRLEDGEHSVSDPLMGQE is encoded by the coding sequence ATGCCTGACCTTTCACGCAGAGACATCCTGCGGGCTGCCGCCATCGGATCGGCGTTCTCGCTGTTGCCCGCCTCGATTCGCAAAGCGCTGGCCATTCCCGCCAACAACCGCACCGGCACCCTGCGCGACGTCGAACACGTGGTGATCCTGATGCAGGAGAACCGCTCTTTCGACCACTACTTCGGCACCCTGCCGGGCGTGCGCGGCTTCAGCGATCGTTTTACCATTCCATTGCCCGGCGATCGCCATGTCTGGCAACAGCAGGGCGCCGAGCGGTTGGTACTGCCCTACCACCTGGACAGCAAACGCGGCAACGCCCAGCGCGTCACCGGCACGCCGCATTCGTGGGTGGATGAGCAAGCCGCCTGGGATCACGGCCGCATGAGCGCCTGGCCCACCTACAAAACGCCGGCTTCAATGGGCTACTACCGCCAGCATGAGCTGCCGTTCCAGTTCGCGCTGGCCAACGCCTTTACCCTGTGCGACGCCTATCACTGCGCTATTCACGCCGGCACCAACACCAACCGGCTGTTCCACTGGACCGGCACCAACGGCCCGTCCGCCGCCGACGTGGCTGTGGTGGTCAACGAATGGGACAGCCCCGGCCCGGCGGAGATCGGCTACCAGTGGACAACCTATCCGGAACGGCTGGAGGCGAGCGGCGTCAGCTGGAAGGTGTATCAATTCCTGCCGGACAACTTTACCGACAACCCGTTGGCGGGCTTCCGCCAGTACCGCGCCGCCAGCATTCAGGTGGGCAATCCGGCGCGGCCGCCGAAAGACTTCAACGCCTTCGTGCCCTATCGCGATGCGCTCAACGAGGCCGCACCGCTGTACAAAGGCAACGGCAACACCCTGCCGGCCGCCGACGGCAACGATCTGGACGCCATGCTGGCCGGGTTCCGCTCCGACATACAGCAGGGCAAACTGCCGCAGGTCAGCTGGATCATCGCGCCGGCGGCCTATTCGGAACACCCCGATCCCTCCAGCCCGGTGCAGGGCGGCTGGTTCACCCAAGAGATCCTCAACGCGCTGACCGACAACCCGGAGGTGTGGAGTAAAACCGTCCTGCTGGTCAACTACGACGAAAACGACGGCTTTTTTGACCATATGCCTTCGCCTTCCGCGCCGTCGCTGCGCGAGGACGGCAGCTTCGCCGGTAAATCGACGGTGCCGTTCGACACCGAGATCTTCCAGCACGTGGCGCCGCCCGGTTCGCAGGATCAACCGCCGCCGGACGGCCGCATTTACGGCCCCGGCCCGCGGGTGCCGATGCTGGTGCTGTCGCCCTGGAGCCGCGGCGGCTGGGTCAATTCGCAGGTCTTCGATCACACCTCGGTGCTGCAATTCCTGGAAAAGCGCTTTCAGGTGCATGAACCCAACATCAGCGCCTGGCGCCGCGCCGTGTGCGGCGATCTCACCTCGGCGTTCAACTTCGTCGACCCTAACGGCGAAGCGCTGCCGAGCCTGCCCGCCACCAGCCGCCACGCCGCCGATGGCCTGCGCCAGCGCCAGGAACAGCTGCCGCAGGTACCGCTGCCATCGCCTGCCCACCAGCGTTTGCCCCACCAACGCCGCCTGGCGCGCCCTTCCCGCGCGCTGCCCTACCAGCTGCACGTCAAGGCCACCGTCGCGGCCGAACAGCGCCGCGTGACGCTGAACCTGTTCAATACCGGCGAGCAGGGCGCGGTGTTTCACGTCTACGATCGGCGAGATCTGGCGCAGATCCCGCGCCGTTTTACCGTCGAGGCGGGCAAGGCGGTCAGCGACGACTGGCAGACGGAGGATGAGTACCATCTGTGGCTGCTCGGCCCCAACGGCTTTCATCGTGAACTGCGCGGCGCCCTGAACCGGCCGCAGCCGGAGGTGCGTTTGCGCCCGACGGGCCGCAGCCTGCAGCTGCAGCTGAACAATCCGGGCACCGAAGCGATAGCGGTTACCCTCGAACGCTGCCCCTATACGCAGCAGGGCCCGTGGCACATCACGCTGCCGGCAGGCGGCAGCCACCAGCAAAGCTTTGATGCCCACGCCAGCGGCGGTTGGTATGACCTTACGCTGCAAAGCCCGGGAGGTTGGCTACGCCGCCTGGCGGGCCGGTTGGAGGATGGCGAGCACAGCGTCAGCGACCCGCTTATGGGCCAGGAGTAA
- a CDS encoding aminoimidazole riboside kinase: protein MINRVWVLGDAVIDLVPENANGYLKCPGGAPANVAVGIARLGGDSAFIGRVGQDGFGAFLQQVLSDEGVDIGHMRPDPEHHTSTVVVDLDQQGERSFTFMVQPSADLFLQPDDLPDFQRGEWLHLCSIALSQEPSRSAAFAAMERIRAAGGRVSFDPNIREEVWRQPEALRPCLQKALLLADVVKLSREELAFISHLDDLENAIRWMMQTYPLRLLLVTLGGDGVYVHDGQRLRHFRAAPVVPVDTTGAGDAFVAGLLAALARLHELPQEAQWPAVIAQAQACGALATTAKGAMTALPHADELAAFLR, encoded by the coding sequence ATGATAAATCGCGTATGGGTACTGGGCGACGCCGTGATCGACCTGGTGCCGGAAAATGCCAACGGTTATCTCAAATGCCCCGGCGGCGCGCCGGCTAACGTGGCGGTGGGCATCGCCCGGCTCGGTGGCGACAGCGCCTTTATCGGGCGGGTGGGGCAAGACGGCTTCGGTGCCTTTTTGCAGCAGGTGCTGAGCGATGAAGGGGTGGATATCGGCCATATGCGGCCAGACCCCGAACACCACACCTCCACGGTCGTGGTGGATCTCGATCAGCAGGGTGAGCGCTCATTCACGTTTATGGTGCAGCCCAGCGCCGATCTGTTTTTGCAGCCTGACGATCTGCCGGATTTCCAACGGGGGGAATGGCTGCACCTCTGCTCCATCGCGCTCTCGCAGGAGCCCAGCCGCAGCGCGGCCTTTGCCGCGATGGAACGCATCCGGGCGGCCGGTGGCCGGGTCAGTTTCGATCCCAACATCCGCGAAGAGGTCTGGCGCCAGCCGGAAGCGCTGCGCCCCTGCCTGCAAAAGGCGCTGCTGCTGGCGGACGTGGTGAAACTGTCGCGCGAAGAGCTGGCTTTCATCAGCCATCTTGACGATCTGGAGAACGCCATTCGCTGGATGATGCAAACCTATCCGCTGCGCCTGCTGCTGGTGACGCTGGGCGGCGACGGCGTCTATGTGCATGACGGCCAACGGCTGCGTCATTTCCGCGCGGCGCCTGTCGTTCCGGTCGATACCACCGGCGCCGGCGATGCCTTCGTCGCCGGGCTGTTAGCGGCGCTGGCACGCCTTCACGAATTGCCGCAGGAAGCGCAGTGGCCGGCGGTTATCGCCCAGGCGCAGGCCTGCGGCGCGCTGGCCACCACCGCCAAAGGGGCCATGACCGCCCTGCCCCACGCCGACGAGCTGGCGGCTTTCCTCCGTTGA
- a CDS encoding carbohydrate porin — MKKLSYLAITTGLFLSASSAAASGSGGIEARLNALEQRLAQAERRAAQAETRATAAERRAQQLEQRTANTERQTAQIAQHAATPIAPASALKLSGFNELKLYGDVEFNLDGASRSGQLTSLKGSDHKDWKPGNKERWDINGRILVGLDGYRRNQDGNFSGFSVQPLADMTGKMNLDDAAFFFGNEKNWQTKIGRFEAYDMFPLNQDTFIQYSGNTANDLYADGFGYIYMMKEGRGRSSSGGNLMLSKYAGDVYFELNTLVEDGTSLFQDNSYHGNALDNKKNVAYLRPVIAWKKDAFSIAAAMESNVVNNAYGYQDGQGRFVDQSKRNGYGMTMSWNNSAADPDNGVVANLSTAYLDASGEQDFTAGVNVLWRRFELGYIYAHNNIKEFNTAGIAADIHNPLSEPGNYDIHTVHASYQIPNIMNMKNFNLYLGAYVSLLEANADNKIANGDNDQRYGMRARFKYFF, encoded by the coding sequence ATGAAAAAACTCAGCTATTTGGCGATAACAACAGGGCTTTTCCTCTCCGCTTCCAGCGCAGCGGCATCGGGCAGCGGCGGCATCGAGGCGCGCCTCAACGCCCTGGAACAACGTCTGGCGCAGGCGGAACGGCGCGCCGCACAGGCTGAAACCCGCGCGACGGCGGCGGAACGCCGGGCGCAACAGCTGGAACAACGCACCGCCAACACCGAACGGCAAACCGCGCAGATTGCGCAGCATGCCGCTACGCCGATTGCCCCGGCCAGCGCACTGAAATTGAGCGGATTCAATGAGCTGAAGCTGTACGGCGACGTGGAGTTCAACCTGGACGGCGCCAGCCGCAGCGGCCAACTGACGTCGCTGAAAGGCAGCGACCACAAGGACTGGAAGCCCGGCAACAAAGAGCGTTGGGATATCAACGGCCGCATTCTGGTCGGGCTGGACGGCTACCGCCGCAATCAGGACGGCAACTTCTCCGGCTTCAGCGTGCAGCCGCTGGCGGACATGACCGGCAAAATGAACCTGGACGACGCCGCCTTCTTCTTCGGCAATGAAAAGAACTGGCAAACCAAAATCGGCCGCTTTGAAGCCTACGACATGTTCCCACTGAATCAGGACACCTTCATTCAATACTCCGGCAATACCGCCAACGATTTGTACGCCGACGGCTTCGGCTATATCTACATGATGAAAGAAGGCCGCGGCCGCAGCAGCAGCGGCGGCAACCTGATGTTGAGCAAATACGCCGGTGATGTCTATTTCGAGCTGAACACGCTGGTGGAGGACGGCACTTCGCTGTTCCAGGACAACAGCTACCACGGCAACGCCCTGGACAATAAGAAAAACGTCGCCTATTTGCGCCCGGTGATCGCCTGGAAAAAAGACGCCTTCAGCATCGCGGCGGCAATGGAAAGCAACGTGGTGAATAACGCCTACGGCTATCAGGACGGCCAGGGCCGCTTCGTCGATCAGTCCAAGCGCAACGGCTACGGCATGACGATGAGCTGGAACAACAGCGCCGCCGATCCGGACAACGGCGTGGTGGCCAACCTGAGCACCGCCTATCTGGATGCGTCAGGCGAGCAAGACTTCACCGCCGGCGTGAACGTGCTGTGGCGGCGCTTCGAACTGGGTTATATCTATGCCCATAACAATATCAAAGAGTTCAATACCGCCGGGATCGCCGCCGATATCCACAACCCGCTCAGCGAACCGGGCAACTACGACATCCACACCGTTCATGCGTCGTATCAGATACCTAACATTATGAATATGAAGAATTTCAATTTGTATTTGGGGGCCTATGTCTCGCTGCTGGAAGCCAACGCCGACAACAAGATAGCCAACGGCGACAACGACCAACGTTACGGCATGCGCGCCAGATTCAAGTATTTCTTCTGA
- a CDS encoding sucrose-specific PTS transporter subunit IIBC, with translation MDITATANALLPLLGGKENIASAAHCATRLRLVLVDDSKVDKEAIGKLDGVKGCFSNAGQIQVIFGTGLVNKVHAEFIKAAGVSESSKAEAADIAAKKLNPLQRIARLLSNIFVPIIPAIVASGLLMGLLGMVKTYGWADANSALFIMLDMFSSAAFIILPILIGFTAAREFGGNPYLGATLGGILTHPALTNAWGVAGGFHTMNFFGLDIAMIGYQGTVFPVLLTVWFMSVLEKRLRKVIPNALDLILTPFLTVVISGFVALLFIGPAGRALGDGISFVLSTLIAHAGWFAGLLFGGLYSAIVITGIHHSFHAVEAGLLGNPNIGVNFLLPIWSMANIAQGGACLAVYFKTRDAKIKAIAVPSAFSAMLGITEAALFGINLRFVKPFLAALAGGALGGAWVVANHVGMNAVGLTAIPGMAIVQASSLVSYIIGLAIAFGSAFVLSLLLKYNTDAQ, from the coding sequence ATGGACATTACCGCAACCGCCAACGCGCTGTTGCCACTGCTCGGCGGTAAAGAGAATATCGCCAGCGCCGCCCACTGCGCCACGCGCCTGCGCCTGGTACTGGTGGACGACAGCAAAGTGGATAAAGAGGCCATCGGCAAACTGGACGGCGTCAAAGGCTGCTTCAGCAACGCCGGTCAGATCCAGGTGATCTTCGGCACCGGGCTGGTCAACAAGGTGCATGCGGAATTCATCAAGGCGGCGGGCGTCAGCGAATCCAGCAAGGCCGAAGCCGCCGATATTGCGGCGAAAAAGCTCAACCCGCTGCAGCGCATCGCCCGCCTGCTGTCGAACATCTTCGTGCCGATCATCCCGGCGATCGTCGCGTCCGGCCTGTTGATGGGGCTGCTCGGTATGGTGAAAACCTACGGCTGGGCCGATGCCAACAGCGCGCTGTTCATCATGCTGGATATGTTCAGCTCGGCGGCGTTCATTATCCTGCCAATTCTGATCGGCTTCACCGCCGCACGCGAATTCGGCGGCAACCCCTACCTGGGTGCCACGCTCGGCGGCATTCTGACGCATCCGGCGCTGACCAACGCCTGGGGCGTCGCCGGAGGGTTCCACACCATGAACTTCTTCGGTCTGGACATCGCCATGATCGGCTATCAGGGCACCGTGTTCCCGGTGCTGCTGACGGTGTGGTTCATGAGCGTGCTGGAAAAGCGGCTGCGCAAGGTGATCCCCAACGCGCTCGATCTGATCCTGACGCCGTTCCTGACGGTGGTCATCTCAGGCTTTGTCGCCCTGCTGTTTATCGGCCCCGCCGGCCGGGCGCTGGGCGACGGTATCTCCTTCGTGCTCAGCACGCTGATTGCCCATGCGGGGTGGTTCGCCGGGCTGCTGTTCGGCGGCCTCTATTCCGCTATCGTCATCACCGGCATTCACCACAGTTTCCATGCGGTAGAGGCCGGGTTGCTCGGCAACCCCAATATCGGCGTCAACTTCCTGCTGCCGATCTGGTCGATGGCCAACATCGCTCAGGGCGGCGCCTGCCTGGCGGTGTATTTCAAAACCCGCGACGCCAAAATCAAAGCCATCGCGGTGCCTTCGGCCTTTTCCGCCATGCTCGGCATCACCGAGGCGGCGCTGTTCGGCATCAACCTGCGCTTCGTGAAGCCTTTCCTGGCGGCGCTGGCGGGCGGCGCGCTCGGCGGCGCCTGGGTAGTGGCCAACCATGTCGGCATGAACGCGGTCGGGCTGACGGCGATCCCCGGCATGGCGATCGTGCAGGCCAGTTCGCTGGTCAGCTATATCATCGGCCTGGCAATCGCTTTTGGCAGCGCCTTCGTGCTCTCCCTGCTGCTGAAATACAACACGGACGCGCAATGA
- a CDS encoding sucrose-6-phosphate hydrolase: MEELSLIKQALRAVMNGQPLALRDPHRPAWHLAPSVGLLNDPNGFIQHNGVYHLFYQWNPLGCDHRNKCWGHWQSIDLVHWEHQPLALAPGACYDSHGCYSGSAVVAEDKITLIYTGNVKFPDGSRTAYQCLAQASDRGEYRKLGPVLPLPEGYSGHVRDPKVWRHQDAWYMVLGARDLQDRGKVLLLRSSDLRDWQALGEIAGSGLNDQGEFGYMWECPDLFSLDGGDVLICCPQGLAPQPERYLNRYQAGYLLGKLDYRQAAFSHGEFHELDAGFEFYAPQTTLAEDGRRLLFAWMGVPEQDEEAHPTRRYGWIHTMTCPRELSLRHGRLHQRPARELQQLRGEREDWRGRADDAPAYALGAAELQLTPQGAFSAAFGDAMTLSWDGERLQLTRASLADGRPEHRYWRGPVRHLQLLFDRSSVEIFINHGEAVMSARYFPAGEPQLRLNGSAALALEYWPLTPCMLE, encoded by the coding sequence ATGGAAGAACTCAGCTTAATCAAACAGGCTCTGCGGGCGGTCATGAACGGCCAGCCACTCGCGCTGCGCGATCCGCACCGCCCGGCCTGGCATCTGGCGCCCAGCGTTGGCTTGCTGAACGATCCCAACGGCTTTATCCAGCACAACGGCGTTTATCACCTGTTCTATCAGTGGAATCCGCTGGGCTGCGATCATCGCAACAAGTGCTGGGGACACTGGCAGTCGATCGATTTAGTGCATTGGGAACATCAGCCGCTCGCACTGGCACCGGGCGCCTGTTACGACAGCCACGGCTGTTACTCCGGCTCGGCGGTGGTGGCGGAAGACAAAATCACGCTGATCTATACCGGCAACGTGAAATTCCCCGACGGCTCACGCACCGCTTACCAATGCCTGGCTCAGGCAAGCGATCGGGGCGAATACCGCAAACTCGGGCCGGTGCTGCCGCTGCCGGAGGGCTACAGCGGCCACGTACGCGACCCGAAAGTGTGGCGTCATCAGGATGCCTGGTACATGGTGCTCGGCGCGCGTGACTTGCAGGATCGCGGCAAGGTGTTGCTGCTGCGTTCCAGCGATCTGCGCGACTGGCAAGCGCTGGGAGAGATCGCAGGTTCCGGCCTGAACGACCAGGGCGAATTCGGCTACATGTGGGAATGCCCGGATCTGTTCTCGCTGGACGGCGGCGACGTGTTGATCTGCTGCCCGCAGGGGCTGGCGCCACAGCCGGAACGCTACCTCAACCGTTATCAGGCCGGCTATCTGCTCGGCAAGCTGGATTATCGGCAGGCGGCCTTCAGCCACGGCGAATTTCACGAGCTGGACGCCGGCTTCGAGTTCTACGCGCCCCAGACAACGCTGGCGGAAGATGGCCGCCGCCTGCTGTTCGCCTGGATGGGCGTGCCCGAGCAAGATGAAGAAGCCCATCCGACGCGCCGTTATGGCTGGATCCATACCATGACCTGCCCACGCGAGCTGTCGCTGCGGCATGGCCGCCTCCACCAGCGCCCGGCGCGCGAGTTGCAACAGCTGCGCGGCGAGCGAGAAGACTGGCGAGGCCGCGCCGATGACGCCCCCGCCTATGCACTGGGCGCCGCAGAGCTGCAGCTGACGCCGCAGGGCGCGTTCAGCGCCGCCTTTGGCGACGCAATGACGCTGAGCTGGGACGGCGAGCGGCTGCAGCTGACGCGCGCCTCTCTGGCCGACGGCCGGCCGGAGCACCGTTACTGGCGCGGCCCGGTCAGGCATCTGCAGCTGCTGTTCGATCGCTCCAGCGTGGAAATCTTCATCAACCACGGCGAGGCGGTGATGAGCGCGCGCTACTTCCCGGCAGGTGAACCGCAACTGCGGCTGAACGGGAGCGCAGCGCTGGCGTTGGAATACTGGCCGCTGACGCCATGCATGCTAGAATGA
- a CDS encoding substrate-binding domain-containing protein: protein MASVKKNKRITISDIATLAGVSKSTASLVLNGRSKEYRVSDDTRDRILALAHEHHYQPSIHARSLRSNRSHTLGLVVPEMTNYGFAVISRELETLCREAGLQLLIACTDENPAQEMMAVNSLVQRQVDGLIVASSQLNDAEYQKINVGLPVVQMDRLIAGSELPLVITDSVNATADLVEKVARQHPDEIYFLGGQPRISPTRDRLAGFQLGLERAGVTCKPEWIINGSYHPSSGYEMFAQLCAQLGRPPKALFTAACGLLEGVLRYLTQHQLMESDIHLCSFDDHYLFDCMTLKIDTVAQDCRALAQHSFDQVTALIDERPLEQHALYLPGRIHWRHAGSRALLAGE from the coding sequence ATGGCGTCAGTGAAAAAAAATAAACGCATTACCATCAGTGACATCGCCACGCTGGCCGGGGTGTCGAAATCGACCGCCAGCCTGGTGCTGAACGGCCGCAGCAAGGAATACCGGGTGTCCGACGACACCCGCGATCGCATTCTGGCGCTGGCGCACGAACACCATTATCAGCCCAGCATCCACGCCCGCTCTTTGCGCTCCAACCGCAGCCACACGCTGGGGCTGGTGGTACCGGAGATGACCAACTACGGCTTTGCGGTGATCTCACGCGAGCTGGAAACGCTGTGCCGCGAAGCCGGTCTGCAGCTGTTGATCGCCTGCACCGATGAAAACCCGGCGCAGGAGATGATGGCGGTGAACAGTCTGGTGCAACGGCAGGTCGACGGCCTGATCGTCGCCTCCAGCCAGCTGAACGACGCGGAATACCAGAAGATCAACGTCGGGCTGCCGGTGGTGCAGATGGACCGCCTGATCGCCGGTTCCGAGCTGCCGCTGGTGATCACCGATTCGGTTAATGCGACCGCCGACCTGGTGGAAAAGGTCGCGCGCCAACATCCGGATGAGATCTATTTTCTCGGCGGGCAGCCGCGCATTTCACCGACCCGCGATCGGCTGGCCGGCTTCCAGCTTGGCCTGGAGCGCGCCGGCGTAACGTGCAAACCGGAATGGATCATCAACGGCAGCTACCACCCCAGCTCAGGTTACGAGATGTTCGCTCAGCTGTGCGCACAGCTGGGGCGTCCGCCCAAAGCGCTGTTCACCGCCGCCTGTGGCCTGCTGGAAGGGGTGTTGCGTTATCTGACGCAGCATCAGCTGATGGAGAGCGACATCCACCTGTGCAGCTTCGACGATCACTACCTGTTCGATTGCATGACGCTGAAGATAGACACGGTCGCGCAAGACTGCCGGGCGCTGGCGCAGCATAGCTTCGACCAGGTTACCGCGCTCATCGACGAGCGGCCGCTGGAACAGCATGCTCTTTATCTGCCGGGCCGCATCCACTGGCGTCATGCCGGTTCCCGGGCGTTGTTGGCCGGGGAGTGA
- the exbD gene encoding TonB system transport protein ExbD, which translates to MAMRLNEDLDDSGELHEINVTPFIDVMLVLLIIFMVAAPLATVDIRVDLPASSAKPQPRPEKPVFLSVKADKQLYVGDQPVNADQLTSVLDQRTQANKETTIFFQADKSVDYETLMSVMDTLRKAGYLKVGLVGMEGAAK; encoded by the coding sequence ATGGCGATGCGCTTAAATGAAGATCTGGACGACAGCGGCGAACTGCATGAAATCAACGTGACGCCGTTTATCGACGTCATGTTGGTGCTGTTGATCATCTTTATGGTGGCCGCGCCGTTGGCAACGGTAGATATTCGCGTCGATCTACCGGCTTCTTCCGCCAAACCGCAGCCGCGGCCGGAAAAACCGGTGTTCCTGTCGGTGAAGGCCGACAAGCAGCTCTACGTTGGCGATCAGCCGGTGAATGCCGATCAGCTGACTTCGGTGCTGGATCAACGCACTCAGGCGAACAAAGAAACCACCATCTTCTTCCAGGCGGACAAGAGCGTGGACTATGAAACGCTGATGAGCGTGATGGACACCCTGCGTAAAGCCGGCTACCTGAAAGTGGGGCTGGTGGGCATGGAAGGCGCCGCCAAGTAG
- the exbB gene encoding tol-pal system-associated acyl-CoA thioesterase, whose amino-acid sequence MKTAGKNLNQGSFGQGRAQWGKAFGRSLMASMVLVVGLAGSAQAAPAANPAVTESVAPTTAPAPAAAAAPESITPVNPAPTIQPPETRGMDLSVWGMYQHADAVVKAVMIGLVLASIVTWTILFSKGSELLRAKRRLRREQLALAEVRSLDEASELAQNFGSESVSAVLLNDAQNELELSAESNDNNGIKERTGFRLERRVAAYSRNMGRGNGFLATIGAISPFVGLFGTVWGIMNSFIGIAHSQTTNLAVVAPGIAEALLATALGLVAAIPAVVIYNIFARVISGHRAQVGDVAAQVLLLQGRDLDLAATAEAKRSQHAHQLRAG is encoded by the coding sequence GTGAAAACGGCTGGCAAGAATTTAAATCAAGGATCGTTCGGCCAGGGCCGGGCGCAGTGGGGCAAGGCCTTCGGCCGCAGCCTGATGGCTTCTATGGTGCTGGTCGTGGGGCTGGCCGGCAGTGCGCAGGCAGCGCCGGCGGCCAATCCGGCCGTTACCGAAAGCGTTGCGCCGACCACCGCGCCTGCACCTGCTGCAGCCGCCGCGCCGGAGAGCATCACGCCGGTGAACCCGGCGCCAACGATCCAGCCACCGGAAACCCGCGGCATGGACCTGTCCGTTTGGGGCATGTACCAGCACGCCGACGCGGTGGTGAAAGCGGTAATGATCGGCCTGGTGCTGGCCTCGATCGTGACCTGGACCATTCTGTTCTCCAAAGGCAGCGAACTGCTGCGCGCCAAGCGCCGTCTGCGCCGCGAACAGCTGGCGCTGGCCGAAGTGCGCTCGTTGGATGAAGCCTCCGAGCTGGCGCAAAACTTCGGCTCGGAAAGCGTCAGCGCGGTGTTGCTGAACGATGCGCAAAATGAGCTGGAGCTGTCTGCGGAATCTAACGACAACAACGGCATCAAGGAACGCACCGGTTTCCGCCTCGAGCGCCGCGTGGCGGCCTACAGCCGCAACATGGGCCGCGGCAACGGTTTCCTGGCTACCATCGGCGCCATCTCGCCGTTCGTCGGCCTGTTCGGCACCGTGTGGGGCATCATGAACAGCTTCATCGGCATCGCCCATTCGCAGACCACCAACCTGGCGGTCGTGGCGCCGGGCATCGCAGAGGCGCTGCTGGCGACCGCGCTGGGCCTGGTCGCGGCGATCCCTGCCGTCGTTATCTACAACATCTTCGCCCGCGTCATCAGCGGCCACCGTGCCCAGGTGGGCGACGTGGCGGCGCAGGTCTTGCTGCTGCAGGGCCGCGATCTGGATCTGGCCGCGACGGCGGAAGCCAAGCGCTCACAGCACGCACACCAACTGCGGGCGGGGTGA